One part of the Gallaecimonas xiamenensis 3-C-1 genome encodes these proteins:
- a CDS encoding DUF2726 domain-containing protein: MLSDELNFLLPFLLAAAGFFALSLLLYLWRRLRMRRPFERQPLLSEEEVLFLRRLDSACGEDFRAFTKVRWADVIGVQPRFKGSDYQRVFERICAKRLDFVLCYPDLSVAMVVEREASNPNRARRKRDAELVRICDQIGLPLLVVKDDPSLDALHLRAHIEKRLNRLPPQAPVRAVEASEERQERTQEVSLPPISALAPLPKGERLCPKCNAVMQKRKVAKGKYEGQSFWACSAYPLCKTVQPIKEETADKPVLQASIKDKEVVTEGLFTLRATR, encoded by the coding sequence ATGTTGAGCGATGAACTGAATTTCCTGCTTCCCTTCCTGCTGGCTGCGGCCGGCTTTTTCGCCCTGTCACTGCTGTTGTACCTGTGGCGCCGGCTGCGTATGCGCCGGCCCTTTGAGCGCCAGCCCCTGCTGAGCGAAGAGGAAGTGCTTTTTCTGCGGCGCTTGGACAGCGCCTGTGGCGAAGACTTCAGGGCCTTTACCAAAGTGCGTTGGGCCGATGTGATTGGCGTCCAGCCCAGATTCAAAGGCAGCGATTACCAGCGGGTGTTTGAACGCATTTGCGCCAAACGCCTGGACTTTGTGCTTTGCTACCCGGATCTGAGCGTGGCAATGGTGGTGGAAAGGGAAGCCAGCAACCCCAACCGCGCCCGGCGCAAAAGGGATGCAGAGCTGGTGCGGATCTGCGATCAAATCGGTTTGCCGCTTCTGGTGGTAAAAGACGACCCTAGCCTCGATGCCCTGCATCTTCGGGCCCATATCGAAAAGCGCCTTAACCGTCTCCCCCCTCAGGCCCCGGTACGGGCCGTCGAGGCGTCAGAAGAAAGACAAGAGCGTACCCAGGAAGTCAGCCTGCCTCCCATCAGCGCCCTGGCCCCCCTGCCCAAAGGAGAGCGGCTTTGCCCCAAGTGCAACGCCGTGATGCAAAAGCGCAAGGTCGCCAAAGGCAAATACGAAGGCCAAAGTTTCTGGGCCTGCTCGGCTTATCCCCTTTGCAAGACGGTACAACCCATCAAGGAAGAAACCGCCGACAAGCCGGTATTGCAGGCAAGTATTAAGGACAAGGAAGTGGTCACAGAGGGCCTATTTACCTTGAGGGCCACAAGATAA